A genome region from Archaeoglobus fulgidus DSM 4304 includes the following:
- the dsrM gene encoding sulfate reduction electron transfer complex DsrMKJOP subunit DsrM — protein sequence MIGVIFGVIVPYIAVAIFVIGVIYRIVNWANSAVPLKIPTTGGQQKSFPFIKRTIYDRFDSPYTWWETAGRMLLEIFFFRSLLKNTRYYLDRVSQKDARWLWLFGILFHYSLLLVLIRHSRFFLDPVPSFVETLSEIEAFKGVFIPSVYMSGLAIVAALFLLWLRRIFLSRERTLSLPSDHFALILLLAITISGNVMRYFVKADLFAVKELLMSLMTFNIGHAVEVANTIEPIFYVHFALASFLLAYFPFSKLMHAGGVFFSPTRNMPNDNRARRHVNPWDPADVPLLAKGITVAGRVYKSKKLDWDTYYSMYTDQLQEIEEADYKIVPEEL from the coding sequence ATGATCGGAGTGATTTTCGGCGTAATAGTGCCCTACATTGCCGTAGCGATATTCGTTATCGGAGTGATTTACAGAATCGTTAACTGGGCCAACAGTGCTGTTCCTCTTAAGATCCCCACGACTGGTGGGCAGCAGAAGTCCTTCCCCTTCATCAAAAGAACGATTTACGACCGCTTTGACTCTCCCTACACATGGTGGGAGACTGCAGGAAGAATGCTCCTTGAGATATTCTTCTTCCGCAGCCTGCTGAAGAACACCCGCTACTACCTCGACAGAGTCTCGCAGAAGGATGCCCGCTGGCTCTGGCTCTTCGGAATACTGTTCCACTACTCATTGCTGCTCGTCCTCATCAGGCACTCAAGGTTCTTCCTCGACCCAGTTCCAAGCTTTGTTGAGACTCTTAGCGAGATTGAGGCCTTCAAGGGTGTCTTCATTCCATCCGTCTATATGTCAGGACTGGCGATTGTTGCAGCCCTCTTCCTGCTCTGGCTAAGGAGAATTTTCCTTTCCAGAGAGAGGACACTCAGCCTTCCGAGCGACCACTTTGCCCTGATTCTTCTCCTTGCGATTACAATCAGCGGCAACGTAATGAGGTACTTCGTCAAGGCCGACCTGTTTGCGGTTAAGGAGCTTCTCATGAGCCTGATGACCTTCAACATCGGCCACGCCGTTGAGGTTGCAAACACAATAGAGCCAATATTCTACGTTCACTTCGCCCTTGCAAGCTTCCTGCTTGCGTACTTCCCCTTCAGCAAGCTGATGCACGCTGGCGGAGTTTTCTTCTCACCCACGAGGAACATGCCCAACGACAACAGAGCAAGGAGGCACGTCAACCCATGGGACCCGGCAGACGTTCCGCTGCTTGCTAAGGGAATCACCGTTGCTGGAAGAGTTTACAAGTCAAAGAAGCTCGACTGGGATACCTATTACAGCATGTACACTGATCAGCTGCAGGAGATTGAAGAGGCGGACTACAAGATTGTTCCCGAGGAGTTGTGA
- the hmeD gene encoding Hdr-like menaquinol oxidoreductase iron-sulfur subunit HmeD has protein sequence MEEMPERIEIKQKFPSWREMLKPVKEFEEGRLSYLSLPKQVDSEWFKMPFGDVERDFHDLKLPENWKEIFLEAMKDTLEKNRSFKLFMDICVRCGACADKCHYYIGTGDPKNMPVARAELIRSVYRRYFTPAGKFFGEWAGARELNEDVLKELYYYAYQCSLCRRCSLFCPYGIDTAEIVWWLRRMLSRVGLNQRFMTISIEASSRTGNHLGLLPGGMYGAIQQGLEELKDYTGFDLHTYINKKGADILFVAPSADYFATPHWYVMLGYLLLFNELEEKYGLTITWSTYASEGGNFGTFHSYEAAQLLNSKIYKEAERLGVSFIIGGECGHMWRDKHQFINTMNLPPKHEEWRRFWEDPDLGNLAEGLRGVRFDSYASGEHGWIHILEFVAALIEHKKIVVDKSRNDKWIATYHDPCNVARGMGLIEEPRYVLRNVMNNFYDMPEHTIKDKTYCCGAGGGMLADELMDLRMRGVMPRMMAVRHVYRKYGVNILLTPCAIDKAQFPHALEYWKIPIEVGGPMEMVGNALVMTAFGEKPEDRQFDLRGEPLKPEEGE, from the coding sequence ATGGAAGAGATGCCCGAAAGAATAGAGATAAAGCAAAAATTCCCAAGCTGGAGAGAGATGCTAAAACCAGTTAAGGAGTTCGAGGAGGGAAGGCTAAGCTACCTGTCATTGCCCAAGCAGGTTGATTCAGAATGGTTCAAAATGCCATTCGGTGACGTTGAGAGAGATTTTCACGACCTCAAGCTTCCGGAAAACTGGAAGGAGATCTTCCTTGAGGCGATGAAGGATACACTGGAAAAGAACAGGTCGTTCAAGCTGTTCATGGACATCTGTGTAAGGTGTGGGGCCTGTGCAGATAAATGCCACTACTACATTGGCACAGGCGACCCCAAGAACATGCCTGTTGCAAGAGCAGAGCTAATCAGGTCAGTTTATCGCCGCTACTTCACCCCTGCAGGAAAGTTCTTCGGCGAGTGGGCTGGAGCGAGGGAACTCAACGAAGATGTGCTGAAAGAGCTTTACTACTACGCCTACCAGTGCTCCCTCTGCAGAAGGTGCAGCCTCTTCTGCCCCTACGGCATTGACACAGCAGAGATAGTGTGGTGGCTCAGAAGAATGCTCAGCAGAGTTGGCCTCAACCAGAGGTTCATGACCATATCCATTGAAGCTTCATCGAGAACAGGCAACCACCTCGGTCTGCTGCCTGGAGGAATGTATGGTGCAATACAGCAGGGACTGGAGGAGCTTAAAGACTACACCGGCTTTGACCTCCACACCTACATAAACAAGAAGGGAGCCGACATCCTCTTTGTTGCCCCATCAGCGGACTACTTTGCAACGCCTCACTGGTATGTCATGCTCGGATACCTTCTGCTCTTCAACGAGCTTGAGGAAAAGTACGGTTTGACCATCACATGGTCAACCTACGCCAGCGAGGGAGGTAACTTCGGAACTTTCCACAGCTACGAAGCAGCGCAACTCCTCAACTCGAAGATTTACAAAGAGGCTGAAAGGCTCGGAGTGAGCTTCATCATCGGTGGAGAGTGCGGGCACATGTGGAGGGACAAGCACCAGTTCATCAACACCATGAACCTGCCACCAAAGCACGAGGAGTGGAGGAGATTCTGGGAAGACCCCGACCTTGGAAATCTGGCCGAAGGTCTTAGGGGAGTGAGATTTGACAGCTACGCCTCTGGAGAGCACGGATGGATTCACATCCTTGAGTTTGTTGCCGCACTGATAGAGCACAAGAAGATTGTCGTTGACAAAAGCAGAAACGACAAGTGGATCGCAACCTACCACGACCCGTGCAACGTTGCAAGAGGTATGGGGCTCATCGAGGAGCCGAGATACGTGCTGAGGAACGTGATGAACAACTTTTACGACATGCCCGAGCACACAATCAAGGACAAGACCTACTGCTGCGGTGCTGGTGGAGGTATGCTGGCTGACGAGCTCATGGATTTGAGAATGCGTGGAGTTATGCCGAGAATGATGGCCGTCAGGCATGTTTACAGAAAGTACGGAGTGAACATCCTGCTTACACCCTGCGCTATCGACAAGGCCCAGTTCCCGCACGCGCTCGAATACTGGAAGATTCCCATTGAGGTTGGGGGTCCAATGGAGATGGTTGGCAACGCTCTCGTCATGACAGCATTCGGTGAAAAGCCAGAGGACAGGCAGTTTGACCTGAGAGGAGAGCCTTTAAAACCAGAGGAGGGTGAGTGA
- the hmeE gene encoding Hdr-like menaquinol oxidoreductase cytochrome c subunit, with protein MYNKKYVIPLILVFLIGFFTPYWYNAMAGTLGHVPTLKEPAGNCVEDKDWMAANHMLLLQQWRTQAIRHGAEGGGIYHSFTTGEEYHASTNTCWSCHDSKEEFCDQCHDYVGIHPECWDCHYTPSVEKPHYSGIEELSKYFS; from the coding sequence ATGTACAACAAGAAGTATGTGATTCCCCTGATTTTGGTTTTTCTCATCGGCTTCTTCACGCCCTACTGGTACAACGCGATGGCCGGAACCCTTGGCCACGTCCCCACGCTTAAGGAGCCTGCTGGAAACTGTGTCGAGGACAAGGACTGGATGGCCGCAAACCACATGCTTTTGCTTCAGCAGTGGAGAACTCAGGCTATAAGGCACGGAGCAGAGGGAGGGGGGATTTACCATAGCTTCACAACTGGAGAGGAATACCACGCCTCAACCAACACCTGCTGGAGCTGCCACGACAGCAAGGAGGAGTTCTGCGACCAGTGTCATGACTACGTTGGCATCCACCCAGAGTGCTGGGACTGCCACTACACGCCAAGCGTTGAGAAGCCGCATTACAGCGGGATTGAAGAGCTTAGCAAGTATTTCTCCTAA
- a CDS encoding PHP domain-containing protein has product MLRAELHVHSSFSDGRDGVRKILEAAVEKKLEVIAITDHDTVQGSLEAIDIVKEEHLPLKVLPGCEVTASTGHVLVYGITKDIEPRMSVEETCKIARELGGVCFLAHPFDFIRKGSVRLKDFKMVDGIETFNAKSYFNFLAKRYAKKLSKPEIAGSDAHSARAVGLAINYLPDEFDLLNALFHARFDGRRVSIRERLAFLRFRLNQRL; this is encoded by the coding sequence GTGCTGAGAGCGGAGCTTCACGTTCACTCGTCCTTCAGCGACGGAAGGGACGGTGTGAGGAAAATACTGGAGGCTGCAGTGGAGAAAAAGCTCGAAGTTATTGCGATTACAGACCACGATACCGTTCAGGGCTCTCTTGAGGCCATAGACATCGTTAAGGAGGAGCACTTACCGCTGAAAGTTCTTCCGGGTTGCGAGGTTACGGCGTCAACGGGGCACGTGCTTGTTTACGGTATAACGAAGGACATTGAGCCCAGAATGTCCGTTGAGGAGACCTGCAAGATTGCGAGAGAGCTTGGAGGTGTTTGTTTTCTTGCCCATCCATTCGATTTTATCAGAAAAGGGAGTGTAAGGCTGAAAGATTTTAAAATGGTGGACGGAATTGAGACGTTCAACGCAAAGAGCTACTTCAACTTCCTCGCCAAAAGATACGCTAAGAAGCTCTCCAAACCAGAAATTGCGGGCAGCGATGCCCACTCAGCCAGAGCGGTTGGCTTGGCTATTAACTACTTACCCGACGAGTTTGACCTTCTGAACGCGCTCTTTCACGCTCGGTTTGACGGCAGAAGAGTTTCAATCAGGGAGAGATTAGCTTTTCTGCGATTTCGACTAAATCAACGACTTTGA
- a CDS encoding (Fe-S)-binding protein — protein MNIREIAAKCSKCGYCTTCPTYRIEGWETVSPRGKIQLALKYVDGEIDVDQKIVKDIFKCSVCGLCQEVCPVELPLIDFWEELRRTLVQKGLAPLSVHRKLREITFRNYNPYSGDQERRGDWADFEIKPAKTLYFAGCTASFRLQNLAKSTASVLEKLGIDFTIAGKNEYCCGSPFLRTGQKDIVERLFEKNYAYWQKMGIERIITSCPGCYRTISLDYPKIAEEKGYEFDIEVVHTVSILDKMGEFEKIDLKATYHDPCHLGRHMGMYEEPRNVIKRLGINFVEMERNREQALCCGAGGGLRSQFPEISFEIGRQRVLEAMETGAEYLITCCPFCEYHLSKSAEKLGNRIKVVDLVEIAEKLISP, from the coding sequence ATGAACATCAGAGAGATTGCAGCGAAGTGCAGCAAGTGCGGATACTGCACAACCTGCCCAACCTACAGGATAGAGGGATGGGAAACCGTATCTCCGAGGGGGAAGATTCAGCTAGCCCTAAAATATGTGGATGGGGAGATAGACGTTGACCAGAAAATCGTCAAGGACATTTTCAAGTGCTCGGTGTGCGGCTTGTGTCAGGAAGTCTGCCCGGTAGAGCTTCCCCTAATCGACTTCTGGGAGGAACTGAGAAGGACGCTCGTTCAAAAGGGACTGGCTCCGCTCTCTGTTCACAGAAAGCTCAGGGAGATTACCTTCAGAAACTACAACCCCTACAGTGGTGATCAGGAAAGGAGGGGGGACTGGGCAGACTTTGAGATAAAACCTGCTAAGACGCTGTATTTTGCGGGCTGCACCGCAAGCTTCAGATTGCAAAATCTTGCCAAGTCAACAGCCAGCGTTCTGGAAAAGCTCGGAATCGATTTTACAATTGCCGGTAAGAATGAGTACTGCTGCGGTTCCCCGTTCCTGCGAACAGGACAGAAAGACATTGTTGAAAGGCTGTTTGAGAAAAACTACGCATACTGGCAGAAGATGGGAATAGAGAGGATAATAACGTCCTGTCCCGGATGCTACAGAACGATATCACTGGACTACCCCAAAATTGCGGAGGAGAAAGGCTACGAGTTTGACATTGAGGTTGTCCACACCGTCTCAATACTCGATAAAATGGGGGAGTTTGAAAAAATAGATTTGAAGGCAACTTATCATGACCCCTGTCACCTAGGAAGGCATATGGGGATGTACGAGGAGCCGAGAAACGTTATAAAGAGGCTTGGCATCAACTTTGTGGAGATGGAGAGAAACAGAGAGCAGGCTCTTTGCTGCGGCGCTGGTGGGGGATTGAGGAGTCAGTTCCCTGAAATTTCCTTTGAAATCGGAAGGCAGAGAGTTCTGGAAGCGATGGAAACGGGGGCGGAATACCTCATTACCTGCTGTCCCTTCTGCGAGTATCACCTATCTAAATCTGCAGAAAAGCTTGGCAATAGAATCAAAGTCGTTGATTTAGTCGAAATCGCAGAAAAGCTAATCTCTCCCTGA
- a CDS encoding FAD-binding oxidoreductase, with product MVKHPICVVQPETDEDVKAILKISRKHKIPVVPRGAATSAYGGAVTIKPCIVVDFTRMRDVVVGDEKAVAESGAVWLEVEKELNRHGLALRVYPSSAPAGTVGGWIAQGGYGIGSLKYGGIGENLEWIEVADFKDVKRVSGEEMKNYVGLFGTTGLILKACLKVRENTKIESVATEAEFEKSIDLLEGAYHGAFINQKLAGMLGFGDSDLLLLSYEGEAEMEGDRELGSRMWGNRFNLFKAGREKEVIFTEAVLPYETASDFYLKVDLPVEAVFTKDNVVFLGLLPIDNYYKAALKAIKFIRIAERLGGRAYATGMLFPHKGFLDFAKDFKKAVDPESLLNPGKAVESNSFSRLIRLVEMVL from the coding sequence ATTGTAAAACACCCAATCTGCGTTGTTCAGCCTGAAACCGATGAGGATGTAAAGGCTATCTTGAAAATCAGCAGGAAGCATAAGATTCCGGTCGTTCCCAGAGGTGCTGCAACCTCCGCCTATGGCGGGGCCGTGACGATAAAGCCTTGCATCGTCGTTGATTTTACCAGAATGAGAGATGTAGTTGTTGGTGATGAAAAGGCGGTTGCAGAAAGCGGTGCAGTTTGGCTGGAGGTGGAAAAGGAACTCAACAGGCACGGTTTGGCCTTGAGAGTTTATCCATCCAGCGCCCCAGCCGGAACCGTGGGCGGGTGGATAGCACAGGGCGGTTACGGGATAGGGAGTTTGAAGTACGGCGGGATTGGGGAGAACTTAGAGTGGATCGAGGTTGCCGACTTCAAGGATGTTAAGAGGGTTAGCGGGGAAGAGATGAAGAACTACGTCGGCCTTTTCGGCACGACGGGGCTTATACTGAAAGCATGCCTGAAGGTGAGGGAAAACACAAAAATAGAGAGCGTAGCGACTGAGGCGGAATTTGAGAAATCCATCGACTTGCTTGAAGGGGCCTACCACGGGGCGTTCATCAATCAAAAACTTGCAGGAATGCTTGGATTTGGCGATTCCGACCTTTTACTCCTGAGCTATGAGGGAGAGGCAGAGATGGAGGGGGACAGGGAGCTCGGGAGCAGGATGTGGGGCAACCGCTTCAACCTCTTCAAGGCTGGGAGGGAAAAGGAAGTCATATTTACCGAAGCTGTCCTACCGTATGAAACGGCATCCGATTTCTACTTAAAGGTTGATTTGCCGGTTGAAGCCGTCTTTACAAAGGACAATGTTGTGTTTCTCGGTCTTCTTCCCATCGATAACTACTACAAGGCTGCATTGAAGGCCATTAAGTTCATAAGAATTGCAGAAAGGCTTGGTGGAAGAGCCTACGCAACTGGAATGCTTTTCCCCCACAAAGGTTTTCTCGACTTTGCTAAGGATTTCAAAAAGGCCGTTGACCCTGAATCACTGCTCAATCCGGGAAAGGCTGTTGAGAGTAACAGCTTTTCCAGGCTGATAAGGCTCGTGGAGATGGTGCTATGA
- the pdxS gene encoding pyridoxal 5'-phosphate synthase lyase subunit PdxS gives MKINLEELKFGTELIKRGFAKMQKGGVIMDVTNAEQAAIAEEAGAVAVMALHKVPADIRAAGGVARMADPKKIQEIIDAVTIPVMAKCRIGHIAEARALEALGVDMIDESEVLTPADVFFHIDKRKFVVPFVCGARSLGEAVRRIWEGAAMIRTKGEAGTGNVVEAVKHMRLINRAIFELQKMNEERIYGVAEKYASRYAELASRVREEMGLESVSRNDVVFEEYTLGEIIDGIYEILLEIRELGRLPVVNFAAGGVATPADAALMMQLGADGVFVGSGIFKSSNPPEYAKAIVEAVQHYDEPEVVAEVSKGLGEAMKGLDVFKLSEDERLQTRGL, from the coding sequence ATGAAGATCAACCTTGAAGAGCTTAAATTCGGCACGGAGCTGATCAAGCGAGGATTCGCCAAGATGCAGAAGGGCGGAGTGATAATGGACGTCACCAACGCCGAGCAGGCGGCGATAGCCGAGGAGGCGGGAGCGGTTGCTGTAATGGCCTTGCACAAAGTACCGGCAGACATAAGGGCTGCTGGTGGTGTGGCGAGAATGGCCGACCCGAAGAAAATTCAGGAGATAATAGATGCGGTCACCATTCCGGTAATGGCTAAGTGCAGAATCGGCCACATAGCTGAGGCAAGAGCCTTGGAGGCTCTCGGAGTTGACATGATTGACGAGAGTGAAGTGCTAACACCAGCAGACGTCTTCTTCCACATCGACAAAAGGAAGTTCGTCGTGCCCTTCGTCTGCGGTGCCAGAAGTTTAGGCGAGGCTGTGAGGAGAATCTGGGAGGGAGCGGCGATGATTAGAACGAAGGGAGAAGCGGGGACTGGCAATGTTGTTGAAGCAGTGAAGCACATGAGGCTGATAAACAGAGCAATCTTCGAGCTGCAGAAAATGAACGAGGAGAGAATTTACGGTGTTGCTGAGAAGTACGCTTCCAGGTACGCTGAGCTCGCCTCAAGAGTTAGGGAGGAGATGGGGCTGGAGAGCGTTTCGAGGAACGATGTTGTCTTTGAGGAATACACCCTCGGAGAAATAATAGACGGCATCTACGAGATTCTCCTTGAGATCAGGGAACTCGGAAGGCTGCCGGTTGTGAACTTCGCCGCTGGAGGAGTTGCTACACCAGCAGATGCCGCATTGATGATGCAGCTAGGAGCTGACGGTGTTTTCGTTGGCTCAGGCATATTCAAATCCTCCAATCCACCAGAGTATGCGAAGGCAATAGTTGAGGCTGTGCAGCACTACGACGAGCCAGAGGTTGTGGCAGAAGTTTCAAAAGGACTGGGAGAGGCGATGAAGGGACTTGATGTTTTCAAGCTGAGCGAGGATGAGAGGCTGCAAACGAGAGGGTTATGA
- the pdxT gene encoding pyridoxal 5'-phosphate synthase glutaminase subunit PdxT produces MKVAVVGVQGDVEEHVLATKRALKRLGIDGEVVATRRRGVVSRSDAVILPGGESTTISKLIFSDGIADEILQLAEEGKPVMGTCAGLILLSKYGDEQVEKTNTKLLGLLDAKVKRNAFGRQRESFQVPLDVKYVGKFDAVFIRAPAITEVGKDVEVLATFENLIVAARQKNVLGLAFHPELTDDTRIHEFFLKLGETS; encoded by the coding sequence ATGAAAGTTGCAGTGGTGGGCGTTCAGGGAGACGTAGAGGAGCACGTCCTGGCGACGAAAAGGGCCCTTAAAAGGCTTGGGATTGATGGAGAGGTTGTTGCTACAAGAAGGAGAGGTGTTGTTTCAAGAAGCGATGCCGTTATTCTTCCTGGTGGGGAGAGCACGACAATAAGCAAACTCATTTTTTCCGACGGCATTGCTGACGAAATTTTGCAGCTTGCAGAAGAGGGAAAGCCGGTTATGGGTACATGTGCTGGTTTGATACTCCTTTCCAAATATGGCGACGAGCAGGTTGAAAAAACGAACACGAAGCTTTTGGGTCTGCTGGACGCGAAGGTTAAGAGAAACGCCTTCGGAAGGCAGAGGGAAAGCTTTCAGGTGCCTCTGGATGTAAAGTACGTTGGAAAGTTCGATGCCGTATTTATAAGAGCTCCGGCCATAACTGAAGTCGGGAAAGACGTGGAGGTGCTTGCAACCTTTGAGAACCTCATCGTTGCAGCAAGGCAAAAAAACGTTTTAGGCCTAGCCTTTCATCCCGAACTGACGGATGATACGAGAATTCACGAGTTCTTCCTTAAACTTGGAGAAACGAGCTAA
- a CDS encoding DMT family transporter, with product MNSKTHLLLALTMLIWAGSFIFIKIGLKELDPFNLAFYRFLLASPLLMAWVFWKRGLAKPSGSEWLHLSVLALSGVTLLYAFQFLALKYTTATNASILINTSAVFVALWGLVKGEANPRKLAGVFLSFAGVVLIVSKGTLEFFSSKTIFGDVLMIVDGFLWAVYTVLGSKMLLKYDHETLTAYAFALGTIFLIPFALMSGFANPVTFNPETVAALLYLSILCSVFAYVVWYYALTNADSTSVAVYVYLVPLFTAIFAFYALNEKPDFFTAIGGIITIAGVYLTTAKQHQ from the coding sequence ATGAATTCAAAGACGCATCTCCTTTTGGCCCTAACAATGCTTATATGGGCGGGCTCGTTTATATTCATAAAGATAGGGCTTAAGGAGCTCGATCCCTTTAATCTCGCATTTTACCGATTCCTCTTGGCGTCTCCGCTTTTGATGGCCTGGGTTTTCTGGAAAAGAGGCCTTGCAAAGCCGAGCGGCTCAGAGTGGCTTCACCTCTCGGTTCTCGCTCTGTCGGGAGTCACTCTGCTCTACGCCTTTCAGTTTCTCGCTCTGAAGTACACAACGGCAACAAACGCCTCAATACTAATAAACACCTCAGCTGTTTTCGTTGCCCTGTGGGGACTTGTAAAGGGAGAGGCCAATCCAAGAAAGCTGGCAGGGGTTTTTCTGTCTTTCGCCGGAGTGGTTCTCATCGTTTCTAAAGGCACTCTGGAATTTTTCAGCTCCAAAACCATATTCGGTGATGTTCTTATGATTGTTGACGGCTTCCTGTGGGCCGTTTACACCGTTCTGGGTTCTAAAATGCTTTTGAAGTACGACCACGAAACCCTCACGGCCTACGCATTTGCGCTGGGAACCATTTTTCTCATTCCCTTCGCCCTGATGTCGGGTTTTGCAAACCCAGTAACCTTCAATCCAGAAACGGTGGCAGCATTGCTCTACCTTTCCATTCTATGCTCGGTTTTCGCTTACGTGGTGTGGTACTACGCTTTAACCAATGCCGATTCGACCAGTGTGGCGGTTTACGTTTATCTAGTGCCACTCTTCACCGCAATATTCGCCTTCTATGCACTCAACGAGAAACCCGATTTCTTCACCGCCATCGGAGGAATAATTACAATTGCCGGCGTCTATCTCACCACGGCCAAGCAGCATCAATAG
- a CDS encoding 30S ribosomal protein S6e yields MEFRVVISDPKTGRAYQKVVEGANANRLIGKQIGDVISGTIVDLPPDYELKITGGTDRDGFPMRPDLPGTARRRLLLSGGVGFRPKEKGLRKRKGVRGRVISKDILQINTVVVKHGKVPLEEIFKQKEE; encoded by the coding sequence ATGGAGTTCAGGGTTGTAATTTCGGATCCAAAGACGGGGAGAGCATACCAGAAAGTCGTTGAGGGGGCCAACGCCAACAGGCTCATAGGGAAACAGATAGGCGACGTCATCAGCGGCACAATCGTTGACCTCCCACCCGACTACGAGCTGAAGATTACCGGCGGAACGGACAGGGACGGATTTCCGATGAGGCCCGACCTGCCAGGAACGGCAAGAAGAAGGCTGCTCCTCAGCGGCGGTGTAGGGTTCAGGCCAAAGGAGAAGGGGCTTAGGAAGAGAAAGGGAGTCAGGGGCAGAGTTATCTCCAAGGACATTCTCCAGATCAACACCGTAGTCGTCAAGCACGGAAAGGTTCCGCTGGAAGAGATATTCAAGCAGAAGGAAGAGTGA
- a CDS encoding methyltransferase domain-containing protein: MGILEDKKRARIFYRYFSKIYDYINPIFYSDKMRKTVVDMADIDAESLVLEVGCGTGFTTEEIVRRIGEERVVAVDITPEQMMKARAKMGGVNYFLGDAENLPFKDNSFDAAISAGSIEYWPNPQRGIEEMARVTKSGGKVVILAPRKPDNFAVRKFAESIMLFPSTQQCVYWFMKAGLEDIRFVETGPYRFWSKLVVIISGTVP, from the coding sequence ATGGGAATTTTAGAGGACAAAAAGAGGGCAAGGATTTTTTACCGATACTTTTCTAAAATTTACGATTACATCAACCCAATTTTCTATTCAGACAAGATGCGCAAGACTGTAGTTGACATGGCCGACATTGATGCCGAGTCTCTTGTCCTCGAAGTTGGATGCGGAACGGGTTTTACGACAGAGGAGATAGTCAGAAGAATTGGAGAAGAGAGGGTTGTGGCGGTCGACATCACACCCGAGCAGATGATGAAGGCCAGAGCAAAAATGGGTGGCGTGAACTACTTTCTGGGTGACGCAGAAAACCTCCCCTTCAAGGACAACTCCTTTGACGCTGCCATCTCTGCAGGGAGCATAGAGTACTGGCCAAATCCGCAGAGGGGGATTGAGGAAATGGCAAGAGTGACCAAAAGCGGGGGGAAGGTAGTAATTCTCGCACCCAGGAAGCCCGACAATTTTGCAGTCAGAAAATTTGCGGAAAGCATAATGCTCTTTCCCTCCACTCAGCAGTGCGTTTACTGGTTCATGAAAGCTGGTTTAGAGGACATAAGGTTCGTTGAAACAGGCCCCTATCGGTTCTGGAGCAAGCTCGTGGTGATAATAAGCGGCACAGTTCCCTGA
- a CDS encoding alpha/beta hydrolase yields MADIVVDGIRATYNIRGESAALLCPPHPLMGGSRFDVRLERIAAELTKRNVSVLRFDYQRPFRSGIGEVEDAKKCVAYLKDRHDKIAVIRYSFGSVVASNVAEYCDAAVYISPLPEINSIYFKDAEIPKLFIIATRDQFVSLEESVKLYEQASKPKEVVKVETDHFYFGKFDFIAKITADFIERQSF; encoded by the coding sequence ATGGCTGACATAGTTGTTGATGGCATTCGGGCGACTTACAACATCAGGGGTGAGAGCGCAGCGCTCCTTTGCCCTCCCCACCCGCTTATGGGCGGGAGCAGGTTTGACGTTAGGCTCGAGAGAATAGCTGCCGAGCTTACCAAGCGAAACGTCTCCGTCCTGAGGTTCGACTACCAGCGGCCATTCAGGAGCGGTATAGGTGAGGTGGAAGATGCAAAGAAGTGCGTTGCCTACCTTAAAGACAGACACGACAAGATTGCGGTTATAAGATACTCATTTGGAAGCGTGGTAGCGTCGAACGTTGCCGAGTACTGCGATGCCGCGGTTTACATCTCACCGCTTCCTGAAATAAACTCCATATACTTTAAAGATGCCGAAATTCCGAAGCTTTTCATAATAGCGACGCGTGATCAGTTCGTGTCTCTCGAGGAGTCTGTGAAGCTTTACGAGCAAGCTTCAAAGCCGAAGGAAGTTGTAAAGGTTGAAACGGACCACTTTTACTTCGGAAAGTTTGACTTCATCGCGAAAATTACGGCGGACTTCATTGAGAGGCAAAGCTTCTGA